From Pagrus major chromosome 6, Pma_NU_1.0, one genomic window encodes:
- the LOC140997574 gene encoding kelch-like protein 10 yields MMQIIIEFAYTGSLSVTEDNVQELLVAANQFNIMNIVQACCDFLEEQLSPKNCIGIWHFTKFYSCSELQEKAYKFVLDHFEEVVSTEEFQDLTVEELSDFIESDDLNVRKESTVCEAVLHWITNSPQEREGHLLLLLSKVRLALMSQDDLGTTVMSRELVKSNAECSQMVMDIMDNKDHLTSPALVMRDSAARPRLPNAIMLAIGGWSGADPTNGIEAYDIRADLWVNLTNDEERPRAYHGTAFLDGYVYCVGGFDRQESFNSVRRLDLSTHTWQEVAPMHFRRYYVSITVLNGCIYAMGGYDGHVRLRTAERYRPDTNQWTIIPSMHDIRSDASCTTLNDKIYICGGFNGNECLETCEYYSPETDQWTVIAPMNSQRSGVGVVAYADCVFAVGGFDGSARLRSTEAYDPRTNTWREVSSMLTTRSNFGIEVIDNYLFVVGGFNGYTTSYNVEYYDAATDEWCEACDMEIFRSALSCCVVHGLPNMAEFTLCRDARPFLELELMAEEST; encoded by the exons ATGATGCAGATCATTATTGAGTTTGCGTACACcggctctctctctgtgacagAGGACAACGTACAGGAGCTGCTGGTAGCAGCCAATCAGTTCAACATCATGAACATCGTACAAGCCTGCTGCGACTTCCTGGAGGAGCAGCTTAGCCCGAAGAACTGCATCGGCATCTGGCATTTCACCAAATTCTACTCCTGCTCTGAGCTGCAGGAAAAGGCCTACAAGTTTGTCCTTGATCACTTTGAGGAGGTCGTTTCTACTGAAGAGTTTCAGGATCTCACTGTAGAGGAACTCAGTGACTTCATAGAAAGTGACGACCTCAACGTGAGAAAGGAGAGTACTGTGTGCGAGGCCGTTCTTCACTGGATCACCAACAGTCCACAGGAACGAGAAGGACACCTGCTTTTACTCTTGTCTAAG GTCCGGCTGGCCTTGATGAGTCAGGATGACCTAGGGACAACTGTAATGTCCAGAGAGCTGGTGAAGAGCAACGCTGAGTGCTCTCAAATGGTGATGGACATCATGGACAACAAAGaccacctcacctcacctgcCCTCGTCATGCGTGACTCTGCCGCTCGTCCTCGCCTGCCTAACGCCATCATGTTGGCCATCGGAGGCTGGAGCGGAGCTGATCCAACTAACGGCATTGAGGCGTATGACATCCGCGCTGACCTCTGGGTCAACCTGACAAATGATGAGGAGCGCCCTCGTGCCTATCACGGCACTGCCTTCCTCGACGGGTACGTCTACTGTGTCGGTGGCTTTGACAGGCAGGAGTCTTTCAACAGTGTTCGCAGGCTCGATCTgagcacacacacctggcagGAGGTCGCACCCATGCACTTCCGCCGCTACTACGTGTCCATCACTGTGCTGAATGGATGCATCTATGCCATGGGAGGTTACGATGGGCATGTACGCCTCAGGACTGCAGAGCGCTACAGGCCCGACACCAACCAGTGGACTATCATTCCATCCATGCACGACATCAGGAGCGACGCCAGCTGCACAACACTCAACGACAAG ATCTACATTTGTGGAGGGTTCAATGGGAATGAGTGCCTGGAAACCTGCGAATATTACAGCCCAGAAACCGACCAGTGGACGGTGATCGCCCCCATGAACAGCCAGCGCAGTGGAGTTGGCGTTGTGGCGTATGCAGACTGCGTCTTTGCA GTCGGTGGATTCGATGGCAGCGCCCGTCTGCGCAGCACTGAGGCCTATGATCCCCGCACCAACACCTGGCGTGAAGTGTCCTCCATGTTGACCACCCGCAGCAACTTCGGCATCGAGGTGATCGACAATTACCTCTTTGTTGTGGGCGGCTTCAACGGCTACACCACCTCCTATAACGTTGAGTACTACGACGCGGCGACGGATGAGTGGTGTGAGGCCTGTGACATGGAGATTTTCCGCAGCGCCCTCAGCTGCTGCGTGGTGCACGGACTCCCCAACATGGCCGAGTTCACTTTGTGTCGTGACGCCAGGCCATTTTTAGAACTGGAGTTAATGGCGGAAGAATCCACTTAA
- the mtss1 gene encoding protein MTSS 1 isoform X1, whose translation MDAGIEKECSALGGLFQLIMNDMKASYPTWEDFVTKGAKLQSQLRTTIVVTGAFLDAFQKVADMATGTRGATKDIGSALTRMCMRHRSIESKLKLFTTALSEGLITPLELKMEEWKKVASQLDKDHAKEYKKARADIKKKSSDTIKLQKKVKKGKDEVRGQLDSALQDVNVRYAVLEETEKRAVCRALIEERARYCSFVTMLKPVLDHEINMLGEVTHLQTILEDLTNLTAEPNKLPAASEQVILDLKGSDFNYTYQTPPASPSNTMSRKSSISSNYQSGSVRHVPSLDSISCAVDGVHIQDAVGSTNQLAAGGGGGAENGLLAPPHAYSHHGERARAMSASGKSCSARDQLALTLGALNSDAPRSSRDSLHCSSGYSTQTTTPSCSEDTIHTHTVRRDPPLYVDYESISLHGDADSISLHHLSHGNNQSDFDKSSTIPRNSDLSFQYRKFAQSKRPSSTVSLLAEPELMGRSVRQLPSQTATIRRKPSSKPAYRRGTISGGVPIPISTPQVPLKALAGNGGSDENVFTAPSAGGAGGLGYSKLCTSTQSLSALPPSFSSSPYYQLVPGQMPIPVPVPTVPSLPPEGSNAKQLQQRQYQQHLQYQQQINQLNHQQQHSQLQQQQQYQQQQQLQYQQQLQQRQTINQQLNHQQQHSQLQQQQQHSQLQQQQQHSQLQQQQQLQQQLQHQQQVQQQFQHQQSLQQQQQQQQQDLQQQLTQQQKQKLFQQQQAQLQAAASQGDPSSVGHSHYQPQAPPPSSQDQDPEQLPQGGGGDMLTQIRGIKLKRTITNDRSAPLLPPPTNHQ comes from the exons GTGCGACCAAGGACATCGGCTCAGCGCTAACCAGGATGTGTATGAGGCACCGCAGCATTGAGTCCAAACTCAAACTGTTCACCAC agCGCTCTCAGAAGGTCTCATCACTCCGCTCGAGTTGAAGATGGAGGAGTGGAAAAAAGTGGCCAGTCAGCTGGACAAAGACCACGCTAAAG AGTACAAGAAGGCCCGAGCAGACATCAAGAAGAAATCGTCAGACACCATCAAACTGCAGAAGAAGGTGAAGAAAG gGAAGGACGAGGTCCGGGGTCAGCTGGACAGCGCGCTGCAGGACGTCAACGTGCGTTACGCCGTCCTGGAGGAGACGGAGAAGCGGGCCGTGTGCAGGGCGCTGATCGAGGAAAGAGCGCGCTACTGCAGCTTCGTCACCATGCTGAAGCCTGTcctg gacCATGAGATCAACATGCTCGGTGAAGTGACTCACCTGCAGACGATCCTGGAGGATCTGACCAACCTGACAGCTGAGCCCAATAAACTCCCAGCAGCCAGCGAGCAG GTGATTTTGGACCTGAAAGGTTCTGATTTCAACTACACCTATCAGACACCTCCAGCTTCTCCGAGCAACACCATGTCCAGGAAGAGCAGCATcagcag taACTACCAGTCTGGATCAGTGAGACACGTTCCCTCTTTGGACTCTATCAGCTGTGCTGTCGATGGAGTACACatccag GATGCTGTCGGCTCCACCAATCAGCTCGCCGCTGGGGGAGGCGGAGGGGCGGAGAACGGCTTGTTGGCGCCCCCACACGCCTACTCGCACCACGGAGAGAGAGCTCGGGCCATGTCTGCGTCTGGGAAG tcGTGCTCGGCCCGGGATCAGCTGGCGTTGACGTTGGGTGCGTTGAATTCGGACGCCCCGAGGAGCAGCAGGGACTCTCTGCACTGTTCCAGCGGCTACAGCACTCAGACTACCACCCCGTCCTGCTCTGAGgacaccatacacacacaca CTGTAAGGAGAGATCCTCCCCTCTATG ttGACTACGAGTCCATCTCCCTCCATGGAGACGCCGACTCCATCTCCTTACATCACCTCTCCCACGGCAACAACCAGTCAGACTTCGACAAGTCCTCCACCATCCCGAGGAACTCGGATCTCAGTTTCCAGTACAGGAAGTTTGCTCAGTCCAAGCGACCCTCCTCCACCGTCAGCCTATTGGCCGAGCCCGAGCTGATGGGCAGGTCCGTCCGCCAGCTGCCGTCCCAGACGGCAACAATCAGGCGCAAACCGTCGTCCAAGCCGGCGTATCGCAGAGGCACGATCAGCGGTGGGGTTCCCATCCCCATCTCTACCCCGCAGGTCCCCCTAAAAGCCCTCGCAGGAAATGGAGGGAGTGATGAGAATGTTTTcacagcgccctctgctggaggagcaggaggtttAGGTTACAGTAAACTCTGCACCTCCACACAGAGCCTCAGTGCCTtacctccctccttctcctcatcacCGTACTACCAGCTGGTCCCTGGTCAGATGCCCATCCCGGTGCCTGTACCTACTGTACCCTCCCTGCCACCAGAGGGCAGCAACGCCAAGCAGCTACAACAGAGACAGTACCAGCAACATCTACAGTACCAGCAGCAAATCAACCAACTAAATCATCAACAGCAACACAGtcaactacagcagcagcagcaatatcagcagcagcagcagctgcaatATCAGCAACAACTACAGCAACGGCAGACAATCAACCAACAACTCAAtcatcagcagcaacacagtcagctacagcagcagcagcaacacagtcagctacagcagcagcagcaacacagtcagctacagcagcagcagcaacttcAGCAACAGCTGCAACATCAGCAGCAAGTACAGCAACAGTTTCAGCATCAAcaatcactgcagcagcagcagcagcagcagcagcaggacctccagcagcagctgacccagcagcagaaacagaagctgttccagcagcagcaggcccaGCTCCAGGCCGCTGCGTCCCAGGGAGATCCCTCCAGCGTGGGCCACAGTCACTATCAGCCCCAGGCTCCTCCACCCTCCAGCCAGGACCAGGACCCGGAGCAGCTGCcccagggtggaggaggagacatGCTGACCCAGATCAGAGGAATAAAACTCAAAAGGACCATCACCAACGATCGCTCCGCCCCTCTCCTGCCCCCACCGACCAATCACCAATGA
- the mtss1 gene encoding protein MTSS 1 isoform X2: protein MDAGIEKECSALGGLFQLIMNDMKASYPTWEDFVTKGAKLQSQLRTTIVVTGAFLDAFQKVADMATGTRGATKDIGSALTRMCMRHRSIESKLKLFTTALSEGLITPLELKMEEWKKVASQLDKDHAKEYKKARADIKKKSSDTIKLQKKVKKGKDEVRGQLDSALQDVNVRYAVLEETEKRAVCRALIEERARYCSFVTMLKPVLDHEINMLGEVTHLQTILEDLTNLTAEPNKLPAASEQVILDLKGSDFNYTYQTPPASPSNTMSRKSSISSNYQSGSVRHVPSLDSISCAVDGVHIQDAVGSTNQLAAGGGGGAENGLLAPPHAYSHHGERARAMSASGKSCSARDQLALTLGALNSDAPRSSRDSLHCSSGYSTQTTTPSCSEDTIHTHIDYESISLHGDADSISLHHLSHGNNQSDFDKSSTIPRNSDLSFQYRKFAQSKRPSSTVSLLAEPELMGRSVRQLPSQTATIRRKPSSKPAYRRGTISGGVPIPISTPQVPLKALAGNGGSDENVFTAPSAGGAGGLGYSKLCTSTQSLSALPPSFSSSPYYQLVPGQMPIPVPVPTVPSLPPEGSNAKQLQQRQYQQHLQYQQQINQLNHQQQHSQLQQQQQYQQQQQLQYQQQLQQRQTINQQLNHQQQHSQLQQQQQHSQLQQQQQHSQLQQQQQLQQQLQHQQQVQQQFQHQQSLQQQQQQQQQDLQQQLTQQQKQKLFQQQQAQLQAAASQGDPSSVGHSHYQPQAPPPSSQDQDPEQLPQGGGGDMLTQIRGIKLKRTITNDRSAPLLPPPTNHQ from the exons GTGCGACCAAGGACATCGGCTCAGCGCTAACCAGGATGTGTATGAGGCACCGCAGCATTGAGTCCAAACTCAAACTGTTCACCAC agCGCTCTCAGAAGGTCTCATCACTCCGCTCGAGTTGAAGATGGAGGAGTGGAAAAAAGTGGCCAGTCAGCTGGACAAAGACCACGCTAAAG AGTACAAGAAGGCCCGAGCAGACATCAAGAAGAAATCGTCAGACACCATCAAACTGCAGAAGAAGGTGAAGAAAG gGAAGGACGAGGTCCGGGGTCAGCTGGACAGCGCGCTGCAGGACGTCAACGTGCGTTACGCCGTCCTGGAGGAGACGGAGAAGCGGGCCGTGTGCAGGGCGCTGATCGAGGAAAGAGCGCGCTACTGCAGCTTCGTCACCATGCTGAAGCCTGTcctg gacCATGAGATCAACATGCTCGGTGAAGTGACTCACCTGCAGACGATCCTGGAGGATCTGACCAACCTGACAGCTGAGCCCAATAAACTCCCAGCAGCCAGCGAGCAG GTGATTTTGGACCTGAAAGGTTCTGATTTCAACTACACCTATCAGACACCTCCAGCTTCTCCGAGCAACACCATGTCCAGGAAGAGCAGCATcagcag taACTACCAGTCTGGATCAGTGAGACACGTTCCCTCTTTGGACTCTATCAGCTGTGCTGTCGATGGAGTACACatccag GATGCTGTCGGCTCCACCAATCAGCTCGCCGCTGGGGGAGGCGGAGGGGCGGAGAACGGCTTGTTGGCGCCCCCACACGCCTACTCGCACCACGGAGAGAGAGCTCGGGCCATGTCTGCGTCTGGGAAG tcGTGCTCGGCCCGGGATCAGCTGGCGTTGACGTTGGGTGCGTTGAATTCGGACGCCCCGAGGAGCAGCAGGGACTCTCTGCACTGTTCCAGCGGCTACAGCACTCAGACTACCACCCCGTCCTGCTCTGAGgacaccatacacacacaca ttGACTACGAGTCCATCTCCCTCCATGGAGACGCCGACTCCATCTCCTTACATCACCTCTCCCACGGCAACAACCAGTCAGACTTCGACAAGTCCTCCACCATCCCGAGGAACTCGGATCTCAGTTTCCAGTACAGGAAGTTTGCTCAGTCCAAGCGACCCTCCTCCACCGTCAGCCTATTGGCCGAGCCCGAGCTGATGGGCAGGTCCGTCCGCCAGCTGCCGTCCCAGACGGCAACAATCAGGCGCAAACCGTCGTCCAAGCCGGCGTATCGCAGAGGCACGATCAGCGGTGGGGTTCCCATCCCCATCTCTACCCCGCAGGTCCCCCTAAAAGCCCTCGCAGGAAATGGAGGGAGTGATGAGAATGTTTTcacagcgccctctgctggaggagcaggaggtttAGGTTACAGTAAACTCTGCACCTCCACACAGAGCCTCAGTGCCTtacctccctccttctcctcatcacCGTACTACCAGCTGGTCCCTGGTCAGATGCCCATCCCGGTGCCTGTACCTACTGTACCCTCCCTGCCACCAGAGGGCAGCAACGCCAAGCAGCTACAACAGAGACAGTACCAGCAACATCTACAGTACCAGCAGCAAATCAACCAACTAAATCATCAACAGCAACACAGtcaactacagcagcagcagcaatatcagcagcagcagcagctgcaatATCAGCAACAACTACAGCAACGGCAGACAATCAACCAACAACTCAAtcatcagcagcaacacagtcagctacagcagcagcagcaacacagtcagctacagcagcagcagcaacacagtcagctacagcagcagcagcaacttcAGCAACAGCTGCAACATCAGCAGCAAGTACAGCAACAGTTTCAGCATCAAcaatcactgcagcagcagcagcagcagcagcagcaggacctccagcagcagctgacccagcagcagaaacagaagctgttccagcagcagcaggcccaGCTCCAGGCCGCTGCGTCCCAGGGAGATCCCTCCAGCGTGGGCCACAGTCACTATCAGCCCCAGGCTCCTCCACCCTCCAGCCAGGACCAGGACCCGGAGCAGCTGCcccagggtggaggaggagacatGCTGACCCAGATCAGAGGAATAAAACTCAAAAGGACCATCACCAACGATCGCTCCGCCCCTCTCCTGCCCCCACCGACCAATCACCAATGA